GCGTTGGAAGCCAACACTCAGTTGCGTCTTGAGATCCATCAAGCAATTGAAAACGGTCTGCCCTGTTACGCCGAATGCGGCGGTCTGATGTACCTTTCAAACGCGATTCATTGGCAAGGTCAACGCTGTGAAATGGTCGGCATCATCCCCGCTGAAACCGAAATGCACCCTCGCCCACAAGGACGCGGTTACGTTCGTCTGCAAGAGAACAGCGACAGCCTCTGGCCACGCGCGGGCAGCGCAGAAATCGCCGCTCATGAGTTTCACTACTCGGCGCTGTCCGGTTTGGAGCATAATCCAGCGTTTAAATTTGCCTACCAGGTGAAACGCGGCGTCGGCATCGACGGCCAACACGACGGCCTGATCTACAAAAACCTAATGGCCTGCTACAGTCATCAACGTAACAGCCAACAAAACCCGTGGACGGGGCGTTTTATCGACTTTGTACGCCACTGCCAAACCCCTGAATAGACCCCTTAACCTAATGAGACCAACCTTATGATTACCGTAACCCCCGCTGCTGCCGTTCAAATTCGCATCGCCGCCAAACAAGGCGAAATGGAAAACATGCCCCTGCGTCTGGCGGTGAGCAAAAGTGCCACCGGCGAATTTCAATACGCCATGGGTTTTGATGACGACGAGCACGAAGGCGATCAAACCACCGTCACAGAGGAGATTTCCGTGGTGGTGAACGTCACCAGTTTTGCCCTCTTAGAAGGCACCACCATTGATTACGTTGAGCTGGAACCCAGCAAATTCCACTTTATCTTCCTCAACCCCCAAGATCCCAACTATTTAGAGCCATCCGAAGATTAGCCCTTAGGGGCGCAGGTCAGAATGCGCCCCTAACACAATCCAAAAGCCTTACAACACGCTTAATTTTGTGTGAGAATATCACCGTTCATAACGAATTATTGGACTTTTGTCAGATGCGATCAGGAGAATATCGCTACATGGAGGAAAGTCCCAACGGAATAGGGAATATTATTCATAACAACGTAATAGGAAGAGCGACGCGTGGAAAGAGAACAAGCATTAACCGTTCTAGGTCTGGATTCTGAAGCCAGCCTACAAACTGCCGAAATGGCCTATCAATTGATGTGGGATGAGTGCAATTTCACCATTGACCAATCCGACTCGGCGCAAGAACGCTTAGAAAGTCTCGATACCATGCAGCACCTAGACAGTGCCGTCACTCTGTTGCGCAATGCCGCCAACCAAAAACACGACGATGATGAATTTGCCATCGAAAGCGCTGAAACGGTGATGATCCCTCCAACGGGCGTCACCCTACGTCGCACTTCCGCTCCCAATTTAACCTTGGCAGACACCTCCGCCATTGACCTTGAGTTAAATCATTCTCGCATCCAAAAAGCCACGCCCAATGATGAGGCTCAT
The sequence above is a segment of the Gammaproteobacteria bacterium genome. Coding sequences within it:
- a CDS encoding iron-sulfur cluster assembly accessory protein, producing MITVTPAAAVQIRIAAKQGEMENMPLRLAVSKSATGEFQYAMGFDDDEHEGDQTTVTEEISVVVNVTSFALLEGTTIDYVELEPSKFHFIFLNPQDPNYLEPSED